In Populus alba chromosome 1, ASM523922v2, whole genome shotgun sequence, a single window of DNA contains:
- the LOC140955203 gene encoding uncharacterized protein: MANDSNSNFIQPSIPCFDGHFDHWSMLMENFLRSKEFWTLLKHVIQSQRTILETILEKNTSKQIWDSMKRKYEGNARVKCSILQTLRKEFETLEMKTGENITEYFTKVMTVASKMRIYREQMRDVTIVEKILRSLTDRFKYIVYSIKESKDIDVLSIDELQSSLIVHEQKFQKHNMEEHALKVTSEDRFNGKGQGRRAPKGGGGVNKEANYAELNNEEEILSMSHVELYDNNREDAWFWTLAVQIICVETRLCSHMVTDVFYVPELKNNLLSIGQLQEKGLAILIKSRTCKIYHPVRGLIIQTRMTINKIYGHLNHKGLRTLQYKKMVRGLPQLPTSNTECTACIIGKQHRGSFPKKSQWCASQRLQLIHVDIYGPITPISNSKKRCPTFVVKDMTLEEVWIRVKPSVEHFRVFGCVAHMHIPNARRTKLENKSVMCIVGRSINASANTIHEEDVNLHARRETITPSWMRDYVSGEGLLKEETELNIVIVTSADPLSYEEAMKSYKWREAMDAEIESIQRNETWSLTELPAGTKKIGVKWIYKTKLNESEVFAPVARMETVRMIIALATQRSWLIYQLDVKSAFLHWELSEDLFVEQPKGYEQKGNEHKVYKLHKALCGLKQSLRAWFSRIEAYFTHKGFQKCISEQTLFVKQTSGGKILIVSVYVDDLISSLERMSK, from the exons ATGGCGAACGACAGTAATAGCAATTTCATCCAACCATCCATACCGTGTTTTGATGGTCATTTCGATCACTGGAGCATGCTGATGGAGAATTTCTTGAGATCCAAGGAATTTTGGACCTTGTTGAAACACGTTATACAGAGCCAGAG AACCATTCTGGAGACTATTCTAGAGAAGAACACCTCTAAACAAATCTGGGACTCAATGAAGAGGAAATATGAAGGAAATGCAAGAGTGAAGTGTTCAATCCTTCAAACACTAAGGAAGGAGTTTGAAACATTGGAGATGAAAACAGGTGAGAATATCACTGAATATTTTACAAAGGTTATGACTGTAGCCAGCAAAATGAGAATCTATAGGGAGCAAATGCGAGATGTAACGATTGTGGAGAAGATTCTTCGATCCTTGACTGACAGATTTAAATACATAGTCTATTCAATTAAAGAATCTAAGGACATTGATGTTCTCTCAATTGATGAGTTGCAAAGCTCATTGATTGTACATGAACAAAAATTTCAGAAACACAACATGGAAGAACATGCCTTGAAAGTAACATCTGAAGATAGGTTTAATGGCAAAGGTCAAGGCAGACGAGCTcctaaaggaggaggaggag TGAACAAGGAGGCAAATTATGCAGAACTGaacaatgaagaagaaataCTATCGATGTCTCATGTTGAATTGTATGACAACAATCGAGAGGATGCATGGTTTTGGACTCTGGCTGTTCAAATCATATGTGTGGAGACAAGGCTATGTTCT CACATGGTTACTGATGTATTCTATGTACCTGAACTGAAGAATAACCTCCTAAGCATAGGCCAGCTACAAGAAAAGGGTTTGGCAATCCTTATCAAATCAAGAACATGCAAAATCTATCATCCTGTGAGAGGCCTGATCATTCAAACCAGGATGACAATCAACAAAAT ATATGGCCATCTCAATCACAAAGGACTAAGAACCTTGCAATACAAGAAGATGGTTCGAGGACTACCACAACTTCCTACATCAAATACAGAATGCACTGCTTGTATTATTGGCAAGCAGCATAGAGGATCCTTCCCAAAGAAGAGTCAATGGTGTGCATCACAAAGGTTACAGCTCATTCATGTAGACATATATGGTCCAATCACACCAATCTCAAACAGTAAGAAAAG ATGTCCTACTTTTGTTGTAAAAGACATGACTCTAGAAGAAGTGTGGATTAGAGTGAAGCCCTCAGTTGAACACTTTAGAGTGTTTGGATGTGTAGCTCATATGCATATACCAAATGCAAGACGAACCAAACTGGAAAACAAGAGTGTGATGTGTATTGTTGGGA GATCCATCAATGCTTCTGCCAACACAATACATGAAGAAGATGTCAACTTGCATGCAAGGAGGGAGACAATTACTCCCAGTTGGATGAGAGACTACGTCTCTGGTGAAGGATTGTTAAAAGAAGAAACTGAACTGAATATTGTAATTGTAACTTCTGCTGACCCCTTAAGCTATGAAGAGGCAATGAAAAGTTACAAGTGGAGGGAAGCCATGGATGCTGAAATAGAGTCAATTCAGAGAAATGAGACATGGAGTTTAACTGAATTACCAGCTGGAACTAAGAAGATTGGGGTGAAATGGATATACAAGACCAAGCTAAATGAATCTG AGGTATTTGCTCCTGTGGCAAGAATGGAGACTGTTCGAATGATAATTGCTCTAGCTACTCAAAGAAGTTGGCTCATCTATCAACTAGATGTTAAGTCGGCTTTTCTTCATTGGGAATTAAGTGAGGATTTGTTTGTGGAACAACCAAAAGGCTATGAGCAGAAAGGAAATGAGCACAAGGTCTACAAATTACACAAAGCTTTGTGTGGACTAAAGCAATCCCTTCGAGCTTGGTTCAGTCGCATTGAAGCCTACTTCACCCATAAAGGATTTCAAAAATGCATCAGTGAACAAACATTGTTTGTTAAACAAACCAGTGGAGGCAAAATCCTAATTGTAAGTGTTTATGTGGATGATTTGATCTCTTCACTTGAGAGGATGAGCAAATGA